In the genome of Chelmon rostratus isolate fCheRos1 chromosome 12, fCheRos1.pri, whole genome shotgun sequence, the window ATACAGAGTATCTGTTTTCAGTATGTGGTGCCACAGTGTGTACACAGGGCCCCACATTCAGTCAGTTCAGCTTACACAGCACATTGTTCCATCAATAATAACCCAGCAGTTTTGCTCCATGAACTTCCCGCCCTGCCACtcacagcacaaagacatttGATACATTTAACTTTCACACATGTTTTAGGGTGGAGACATTTCTAGCTATTAACTACCTTTTAACTCTGACTATGAAATATTCCCATAATAAGTCTCAGCGATGCAGCTAGCTACCTAtgatgtccccaaaagtgatggaaacacagctgtgcaTATATGTGCTTGggtgtgtattactcatgttgtgggggacatcagtgtgtttacacagtcacattgtagGGACTCGCcctccttatggggacaaaatgcaagtccccataatgtcaatcaatacattttagggtgaagactttaAGATTAGGGTAAGGAAAGTATTGGTTAGGGTTATGGTAAGTCACcaggaaatgaatataaatCTATATAATGTTCCCAGAAGTGATAGAAACACgactctgtgtctctctgtgtgtttgtgtttgtaggaCCTATTATGTAAAACAGTTTTACTGTGAAATTCCTGCCAGTCATTTTCCACTGAGCCTCTGCTTCCTGGCAcagacgagtgtgtgtgtgtgtgcgtgtgcgtgtgtgtgtgactgagcacttaaataacacagaacaaagaacaTGCTGCACACATGCTCAGTTTTAGCACATGCTTACCATGAACTCTTCATGTGAGTGAACAGAAATCCATCACATTTGCCTCAGCTGAAAGTGTTTCAAGTCTttctcatgaacacacacattcacacacactcctgtgcCGGGCTGCTCTGCCTCGAGTGCATTTTTGGCTGGCTGCTGCAATGAGTGACATAACATTTCCCCTTTAGTCCCATGACTTCCAAGGTGGTGATTCAGTGTCTGGACAGACTGGAAAGAATGGAGCAGAGAGTGGATGCTAGAGAGGGAGAAGCCCAGAAGTGATAgaataagaggaaaaacaggactGAGTTATAAAcaaaagggagggaaaaaagcagGTGGATGTTGTGCTCAtatggttttgtgttttcagagctcagcacagaggaagaggaggaggagggagacgatGAAGACGGCAGCAGTGACGAGTTCACAGACAGCATCgaggaggatgatgagaaaGTGAAGGCCAGAGGTTTGGCCTCCATTCAGGTAAAGTGCttcacacatttctgatttACACTATTAGCTAATCTTGTGATTTACATTACAAGCACAATaacaaacattgtgttttttcttctgtgaagGCTCGTGGACCTGAGGGTGTGACCGGAGCACCGGTGAGGGGGGCAGCGTCCCAGAGAGCTGATGTAACGCAGCTCGAGGAGGCAAAGGAGACACTTGAAGGCCAGCTTGAAGAAATACAGTTACAACTGGAGAGGGATGGATACACCTCTGTGGCGCAGATGAGGTGCATATTTGTGGCAGGGATCCTCAGGAATCTTTGTTTTAACTGTCTAAGAGGACATCAGGGTTAAACCTGGACAGCTTCATTATGCAGAACGTCTAATTtggctttgtctttttttccgtGCCCTGCCAGGAGTgctctgcagaggctgcagcaggagaaccGCGCTCTGAAAGAAAGCCAAGGACAAGCTGGAGGTGCAGGACTGAGGCTGAAGGACCACAGGAGTctgaaccaggaagaggaagcagaggaggaggaagaagaggaggaggaggaggatatcgaggaagaagatgaagaggaggaaacaccTCCACAACATTTGCCGGTGGGGAAGCGAGGTCCTCCGCGTGTTAGTCTGAGCGAGGAGCGAGGGAAGAGGCAGTGCACAAGGCCCACACACCGGCCTCAGACGGTAACATGTTACACATTTAAACAGGAATTCAATCTTACATTCTTAAATTAGATATTTTATAAAGCTGCTGCAAGTCTGTGTTAGTCATTTTTACTCTCACAGattttatctcttttctttaaataggatcattttattttacagattttatAAGTGAATACATGGTGGTGGAAAAAGTGCAGATTGAAAAACTTATTTTACTTTTCTGATGAAagacaattaaaaatgcaaagttaTTGGCAATGAAGGATCACAAGTAAATGTCTTTGCTGGCTGCAAAGCAGATTTCATCAAGCTGTGCAGGGACAGCTTTGCCTCCAGGCCCTACCTCCTTTTCTCCCTGACGTCTCCTTACTGCAGCCTCCAGCTACAGTCTCCATGTAcagctgttttgttctttttcagtcCCGTGGTTGTTTATATGAGTAATGGAGGCCTCACTCTGCTGTTGCAGGAGGTGGAGCTTGCTGGCAGCAGCGGCGAGGTGGGAGAGCTCTGGCAGGATATAGAGGAGGGTCTCCGTGAGCAGGCGGCCCGTCTGAGCTCCGATCTGGCTCTTAGCCAccaggagaacagagagctgcaggagaggctGATGGTGTCCGAGGCCACGGTCCACGCTCAGGCTGAACAGCTGAAGGACTACAGAGACCTCCTCAGTGAGTCACTTTCAAGGACACGCAAGAAGAAACGTCATGATAATAAAAGTAAACAGTGCTCAAAAACCCTTTTAGCAACAAGATGTAAGTATTGTTCATATCATGTCTCTGCAGCGGAGACATCGGTCCAGCAGGCCAGTAAGCAGGTGCAGGTGGATCTCCAGGATCTTGGTTATGAGACTTGTGGTCGCAGTGAGAacgaagcagagagagaagacgCCAGCAGCCCAggtgacaaacagactgaaccTCTCTCAAACTATTACACCACCAATGGTCAACCACTCACTAATCCTGCATCGATGTGTCTcttccacctctccctccttcagagTTTGATGACCTGGAGATGTGCACGTCGCTGTCCCATCAACAGGACTATGAGGGTGCGGGCGGCAGCTGGTACACTGGTAGCTGCAGCAGTAACAGAGGGGCGTATGAACTGGGGGATGAGTCAGCCTCTCTCCAGCATCTGGTCCAGGATCTCCGCTCACAGCTGACCCGCTGCCACAAGGTGATCCGTGGGCTGCAGCTGCGTGTCCGCTCCCTGTCTACCACCAGCGACTACGCCTCAAGCCTGGAGCGCACCCCACGCAAGGTGCTGTAACATTAACCGGATGCTCACTGGCTGGTCTTTTAGATCCATTATGCTGAGGGTTTTTGCTCACCTTCTAGGTAAACTGGGCCTTTGAGACATCACCGGCCCCCAGCGGTGTGGAAGAGGATGAAGGCTGGATGTCTGACACACAAGGGACTCGCTCAGGGTCCAAGCCCAGCAGGGAACTTCAAGAGCTGATGGCACGAGTTGCATCACTGGAGGCACAACTGAAGAGCTCCAGGCTGGAGGGCAAAGGTcaagcagaggaggggaaatgTGCCACCTGGCCTGGGTGAGTGGACAGAGATGCAGCGGTAAAGATAGAGGGGAAGGGGTTCCTAGTTACTTCTGGTGCTCTGTTGTCCCTGAGTACCGTAAGGCACCTTTAATTTATCTAGAATCAGTTAACAGATGGACATGAGAATGGTTAGTCATACAGTATGACTCACAGCATAAAAGTATATATAATATCTCTATTAATACTGTGCTCTTCCTCCCTTTACAGGAAGTACAACTCCCTGATCCAGACACAAGCCCGTGAGCTGTCCCACCTGAgacagaggatgagagagggaCAAGGAGTCTGCCATATCCTCACCCAGCACCTGGGTGACACCACCAAGGTACTCCGAGCACTCCTGCACTAATTCAGTTATTCATTAAACCACGTTTTATCAGCTTTCGTGTGTTCAGTTTTCTAGTTGATATTCTTAAACTTGATGCAAATTCTCAATGACTTACAGGCCTTCGAGGAGCTGCTGCGTGCCAATGATATTGATTACTACATGGGTCAGAGCTTTAGAGAGCAGCTGGCACAGAACACTGCCCTGGCACAAAGAGTAGTCACCAAGATCAGCGGACGTAAGGAACTTCCTTCATCATGCAGAGACGTTCATGTCTGACAGTTTCACATTCTTGTGGTTTAAAATGgtcattttcctcttttattccCACAGGCGACGGTGCAGAGAGCCACGATGACAAGACAGGCCATGAGTTGCTTGCCCTACGGTGAGTCAGTGATTGTATTCAAATGAACGTGTGTTCtttgcagtgaaacacagcatTTGTATTATGTTACAAGTTTAAGTGGACTTACATACACTGATTAATAACTGAACATGCACAAACCTGCAAACATGCATGACAGGTGAGCCTTTACCTTAAAGTTGATCTGAATCATCATCTACCACATGATTAAGCCACAAAGCATTAGATCCCACTTACGTTTCTTTGTATGCACACGCAAAGCCCTTCATTTTTTACCTACTGGATAGTTTGATAAACtcttgtaagaaaaaaaaacaacacaatcagAACTAGCAAATTTCAACCTCGGCAGCAAACAGTCTATAGtatcacctgcagcacagagatcTGTGGACCTCCCTTCCCGTTATTATTGGCTTACTTTGCAGAGCACTTACTCTGAGTGATTAGTTTACTGTGTCATGTGACACGCTGTGGCACACAAGGAGCCGTCCACACCGCTCCTTATGGTGGAGAGGAGCCAGAAGGTTGCTGTTAATCCACACACAGGCCACAGTATGGAGCTTTTACTCTTAAGTTGCTTTAGTTGACTAGACTTACAGGTGTCCCACCAGCTGGGTGTAAGAGGCtccatgtgactgtgtgacagtCCTTTACTGACAGAAGACTGCTTCTGTTGGATCTATGCAAAGCCACTCATCTATGGGAATTTTGTTAAAGATTCCCTTTCTTAACACTAATATTATTTAGTAGGTAGCTGAACATGTCTTGACCAGAATCAGAAGACACCAAAAGATCTtggcagcattttttttgttggatCGTCACAGATGAGGTTTACCCAGCTCAGGCTGTCATTCATCAAGGACTAagtctttgtttctctgaacCATTCTCATGCTGCGATGGCTCCTCTGTGGAAATCTATGATTTCTAAAAGCAGCTCCATATACAGGGAGTCTCTGTGGTCTTTTTCTATGGGTCGAGACCAAGCGAGAGAGAAAGCTTATTTTAGgatgctgctggagagagagagggagttcATGCTTCGACAGCTGAAACAGTAAGCGGAGTATGCATGTAGTTACCTCACGtacacatatttattttaagagCTCTATTGTAAAAACTTACACAAGCTGACTGGCTTGAAATcatcaaaaaaatcaatgaaattaaAGATTAATACAtctatactatactatacttaAGGATTTATACATTGCAACATAGATTAGttgaataaaatacaaaaatggcagctgttttttttttcaccatcatTTAGGGCTGCAAAAAGAATTATTTTCAACAATTAATTTTCTAATTATGATAGTGAAAAATGCACTGTATTGTTACCCCAAAGCCCAAtatgatgtcttcaaatgtatgtcaaatcttgttttgtttgatcaCCAGTCAAAAAATCCCAAACTGTTCACTTTATTATCGTGTATGACAAAAAAGCGTTAAAGTCTCACAGTTAAAAAGCTAGAACCTgcaaatttagctttttcttaaaaaatatattttacaaattacaaaaaaagaaaaaaaactttttcttttgtcaaaaTAGTccctgatttattttctgttgactgaCTAATTGATTCATCGACTAATCGCTGCAGCTCTActctcatttcttcttgttGTATGTTATGCTGTTCAGGGATGATGTGCACATTTTGTAGCACTCCATAAAAACTTTCTGGCCATTAATTTTATGTGATTGTCATATAGATGTAATGTTGTGTCTTGTTGTGACCTGTGCCATGCATCGTCAGGCAGCTATTAGTGGCCTATTAAGGACATGCTTCTTTTTTCATCAATCGCATTCACTTCAGAATGTAATGGTCGATCCTCTTGTGTGCACACGTAGGCTGAGTAAGGAGCTTCAGCAGAAGGATAAAATCATCGAGTCACTCCACACCAAGCTGCAGCAGCGTCCAGAGACCCCGTCCAGCTGCCTTGCTCTCTCCGAGACCACCGACCAATCAGACAGAACCTCCCTGGTGTCTGATGAGTACAGAACCAATGAAGACTTTGAGCTGTGCTCTGATTTAGACGCCAGAGAATATCAGGAGGAGCACCGGCTGCGGCAGCCAGGACTTGGATCAGAACGAGACGGTATTGTTTAAGTGTAATCGTACCTTCACCTCTCCTGTCTGTGAAATGCCTCTTCTACCCTGTCACTTTCCACTCCCGTCCTTTAGTCcgtccatctctccctcctcctcctcatggcTTCCTCaagtcctccagcagctgtcCCAACATGCTTTGCTCAGCCCCTGTGGGTTTGACCAGGCAGTGCTCCAGAGGTATGGGACTCACAGCTGGCTATGACTTGCAGAGTAcccacattttctttcctcctcctccgtcatGTTCTGTacgtgtcacttcctgtcattctCCTCCAGCCCTTTTCAGTGAGCCCGTCTCCtactccctctctgtcccctctggCCCTGACGTCTGGGGTAAGGAAGTCACTTCTGACCCCCGGCCCAGGGCCCTGTCTGTGATCGCTGTTCGCCCAGAGCTGGACATGCTGTACAAACAGATGAATGAGCGGAACAGGGGTGAGGGGCCGGGGGGGCGTGTGCCATGAGTGAGATTAGTTTACAAGTGTAAATAAAAGACTTTGATAATATCGACCACAGTAAATTCCTCTGTTGTCCTGCATGTGTCATGTTTCACACACTTCCTCACtcttttgcgtgtgtgtgtgtgtgtggtcacaggCTTTGCAGTCCCCCATGACAAGGCTCTGTTCACTCTCTCACCTGGTGCCCACAACCAGCACGACCTCGCCAGCTACAGCCAGCTATCCCATCATGCCTTTCAACAGTATCAGCTGGGTGGCATTGCTGAAGGCCACTCGCTGAAGTCTGACTCAGGTCTAGTGACAGGAGGGGCTTTGTGGGACTTGGAGAGCATGGTTCAGCCAGTCGGAGGCTATTCTGGCTCACCGGGACACCAGCAAGGAAGCAGCCATGCAGGTGTGACTCTATAGTGACGGAAAAAAGCGTCATGATGAGCTCAAAAGGCTGCCCCTCAACCTTTCttatactgtttgtttttagggGTAAATTTGATAGAGGAGCACCTGCGGGAGGTGAAGTGTCTCCGCCAGCGTCTGGAGGAGTCCATTCGGACCAATGAGAGGCTCCGACAGCAGCTGGAAGAGAGGCTGGCCACCACTGGGCGTGATGGAGGTACTGCAGCCCAACACTGCGACCACtatcatttctttctctctgaaatttaacataaaataactcatacttttttttttgcaggggCACCAACAAACATCTACATTCAAGGCCTGGACACAGTCACTCAACTGTCCAATGAGATCCGAGTCCTGAAAGAAGAGAACTTGGGTCTCCAGTCACGCCTGCAGGCCAGCACAGGTGCTTCGTGTGAAAGCCAGCTTCGGTTTTAATGATTGTGATTCTTCTGGCACATGTATGTTAACCCATCTGGACTCTCCTCTTCCCATCAGACACATGTGAGGAGGTGGCGCAGTTGCGTGAGGCGGTGTTTACAGCACGCGCCCGCCTGAAACAAGCAGAGCTGGAGGCCGAGCAGTGGAAGGAGGAGCTGAGACGAGTCCAGGCTCACAGTCAGGAGCAGGGACAACAGATACACATACTGAGGCAGGAGCGACAGGCCAGTCAGGAGAAAACCAACAGGTGGGTGTGTTCGCTCTGTGTACAGATTGAATCAGCGACTGATATGTAGATGGGAACTGTGctcttctgtgtgtttacataaCTGTTCTctgactgcactgcactgtatcTGCGTATCCTCAGGCTCCAGCATGAGGTGTCtctactgcagcagcagctgtgtgagagcagagagctcaTCCACTCCCTGCAGAGTGAACTCCAAGTGTACGATCGAGTGTGTTCCAGCACTAAGGCCAACAAAGGTCAGTTCAGTCATTGCACACTAGCTATGCTTAATGTACCCcgtttttaaataaaaaaactaatttcaatttcactttttgttggATTTGCTGTGGAATTCCTTTGGCGCCATCTGGTGACAGAATTAAGAATTGCATCATAGAAGAACAGGGGACTAGTGAGATGAGAAGgctaaaagcaaacacaggctGCTCAGATTTTCACTATAAGTGTTTCAATTTTTCACAAGCAAAAATTTGTCATGAGAACAGTTTGAAATATGCAATAATGACAAAATTATCTCCACACTGACAAACATCAAAGATTTATTGTATTGTTCTGCTACAGTGAAACTTTTCAAAGCCCAACAAGCGTTGAAGCAGAGGCATGTCCACTCATATTTTGTCTTCAGGCTACCTGTGTGAGCTCCCAGGTCTACCGGTGGAGCTGGGAGAGCTGCTCGGGGAGGTGAGGAGTCTGCGAGCCCAGCTGCAAAACAGCGTCCAGGAGAACAGCGCCCTCAAACAACTGGAGCTCCAcaagcagctggagcagaagcTGGGTGGCGGCTCTCCTCGGACCCCCTCCCTCTCCGCGCTCACTGCCAGCCCTCAGAGAGAAAACTTCTACAGGCGACAGTTGCTGCATGGTGAGACAGCCGCTGCTTGATATGACACCGACACAATACTACACAGAAGtattattgtgttattgtgagGCTTAGTGTGCTGTGGTGTGGTTTACTGTGTGTCCAAGCctgctttgtgtgtatgtgtgctccACAGACCCAGCTCCGTCTCCACCAGTCAGGGACATTGGTCTGTTTAACTGTGGATCTCCCGGTCCCCCCTACTCAGACCTGGATGACAGCCATAGTACTGCCAATGGTGTGACTCACACTGCACAGCATGACTGCAGCTTAATCTGCCCTTAGTTTGATTATAGAGAGACTGTATTGCTCtgtaacaataataaaaaccaaCCAAAAACAATAACTGACAGAATATTGCTTTAATCACTTCTAAAATCCACAAAATTCTTTCCTGCAATACAAAAAAATCTTCCAAAATACATTCTACCTGTTTTGTCTCCTGCAGACCCTCTTGACCCTCACTCTGAGCTGGAGGGGGAGGCCCCTGACGGATCGTTTGCGAACCGTAACGGCCGCCACGCCATCGGTCACGTGGATGACTTCagtgctctgcagcagcaggtcctGGAGGGCCGGAGCCTTGTCCAGCGCATGGAGACGACCCTGCAGGCCTGCCTCAGCCCACCACTGCTGGAGGGCAGCcagaaacagagcagtgagCTGGTGAGGAATATCGTTtaacaaaacaatcacaaaaaaatagTATCACACAAGTATCTAACTGAGCTGTATGCAGGTCCTGGACTACGGGTGTGTGAGGAGTCTGCTGTCCAACACAAAGACTCTGAGGCAGATCCTGGAGGAGGCCATGTCTCTGCTGAAGATGTTCTGGAGAGCAGCACTGCCCAGCACTGATCCCTCCATCCAAAACCTTAAGAAGGTTTGGGACATGTTATGATACCTTACAACCGGGCTGTTCTTTGGAAGGATGTGGTTGGTGATGcgtgtggctttgtgtgtgtgtgtgtgtaggagcagtgtATGCAGGAGGAGATCTTGTCCCTGAAACTGCGGATGTCGGAACAGGAAGAGGTTCTCAAGGGGACGGTTCAAAGACTGAGGAGCACCAGCCGCACTAAGGAGAGCATGGAGCACTTCATAGTCAACCAGTGTAAGTGATGCTGTgaatctgtttgtgtgaaaagcTGAGGGCGCTATTTTATTCATGCAAgctctgcaacacaaagcagGCTCTCTTGGGGACACTTGGTTCTTGTATGTGAGGCAGCAAACAGTGCAAAAGGGCTGAGTGAGGGTGaaaatcacactgaaacagccgagccaatcacagtgaggCATGACAACGACAGCTCAACAAATGAAGGATCGTCCTTCCGGGAATATCATACTGTTGTCTGAATGGTGCAGAGCTGCACGATGTGAGCATGTAGCGCCACAGATCTGCCACTGGAGGCAGATGGTCGGATACAGTTAATTAAACAATAGAGCCCAGAGTGTAAGAGGCAAAGATGTAGAGAGGGTGAGTGTAAAACTGAAGACCTAATGAGCTTTGAGCAGAAGGAGTGAGGAAGTGAGATTCTCAGTAGACAGCATTGCTTTCAGGGTCCAGGTTGGGGTTTTGTGATAACAATAACGAAAAATCTTCTGTTTTTTGCAGTGTCAAGGACTCGTGATGTGCTGAAGAAAGCCAGGACAAACTTAGAGGTGAGCAAAAATCACTGCTTCATGTGGGCCCCGACTCATCCAGGATATCTTACATAATGTAGATTATCTGTGTGCATACGTCATAGATTCACGGTGTTATGTGTATCAGTATTGTGTGTTGTGACGTCTCTGGTGTCCTTATCTGAGCTTTTTTAGTATATCGGATGTAAATTCATCACTTTTGGCTTTCAGTCTCACTTGTTCCTTCGTCCTGcatttgtctcttctctcctgtccttctTTAAATCCCTCAGAAGAATGAGCTTAGACTCTCCTCTCtaagctcctcctcttcctcttatgCTGGTAATCGTCTGACATCTTGTGATCTTGCAAACAGGTAGACGTTGTCCCGGACCCTGTGTTGCAATAGCCTGACTGTAGCAGCTTAAGCCTGCCGGTGAAACAGTAGATGCAAATGGAAACGTGATGGTGACTCTGTGGTCTGGGGCAGCTTTTACCTCCGTGTGGATTTGCTTTCTCTAACCATGCTGACATCACCGCTCTCCCATCCTGTCTGAAAGCAAACTTCATTTTGGTTAAACCgacttttatttttagcatttatgCTTCATTAGAGTGTTTATGAAATAGAAAACATGGAAGATAATGGAGGTGATGCCTTgccaaaatccaaaaaacaaggtggccacacacacagctccatgAATGACTTCATTATACCACTCCTGGGATTTCTCAGTGTAGATAAAGTGGTGAAATGAGGTGGAAAGGAGCCGTGTGTGTGGTCACTTTGTTTACTGCCATGACCAGCATCTATGTATTTGGTGTGTGATCTTAAAATCCCTCTACAACTACTCAGCTATTGTAAATAACTGTATTTTTAAGTATGAGTAGTGGCTTTAAAaaagctgtgagtgtgtttctgaacCCACATAACTGACACCTAATTGCATACACACCCATCCACTGAGCTGCCACTGCACTAAAGTGCtgtttacttcttcttctttcccccTGTATTATGGCTGAGTCTATTTGTAGCCTCAGACCCCCACAGTAAGCACCAATATAACTGCAGGCTGCATAGTTTCCATTCTGTGTGTATGTCGTCACAGTATAGCTAAAGCATGTACACGCAAAAAGATGTGTGTGATAGCTTGAAGTAAAGTTTTACTGGTGCCAGTGTAAGGATAGAGTGGTGTCATAAACACCAAGATCCATTCACACCACCAGACACACAGGACCGACAAAacaaagcgtgtgtgtgtgtgtgtgtgtgtgagggacagAGGATTTGATCGACATCATTGCTTATTCTCTAATCACTCACTCAGCTTTTCATCTGCAACCGGTTGTTTGGTGGGAGTTTTATTACGACTAACACTCTGCACAGGAGATAATCTCTTGctggtgtttttaaagaaatagtttgacatgttgggaaatacactttttctgtctcttactGAGACTTcgctgagaagactgatactCACTCTCGCGTCTGTACCCCAAATAGAAGCCATAAACTGGAgccagttagcctagcttagcataaggactggaagt includes:
- the LOC121614513 gene encoding myomegalin-like isoform X6, producing the protein MSNGYRTLSQHLNDLKKENFSLKLRIYFLEERIQQKYEESSEDVYRTNIELKVEVESLKQELQEKQQLLDKALTTAESLTNHNEAELQRRCQERQQEIDHMQQVLETKIQLLQEEAQLARSEAERMASLAGSHSHASLLSLDTPMEDIPEDERPPSILSPSNTTKDRLIEELTKELRSKEAIITELNGEKTTLTLRVGELEGQVQELSSSLLQKDKDVEYYQEELGQERLRIEQEMQSLVEEQQSQLNQYECAAGQCVSELQKAQLQVQSLQAKIHESEANNMKLQEKLNEMECELRSIRQAAQGQERTIQGLSESNSTKDREAQELYQLIEGQNTTLCKLREMAHRNQLAQCKAPEGVSESLTLAQLQGELVGVQSSLFSLGLELEASQRSLRQSQRQGEDLARFKDRLNSDLQEALQHREVAEKHNQDLRCALQKTRSELQAKEAALKESEAERVAVVQEKDRSITQLERSLQDKEGQLQDYSEMLESAGSSKPRDALLEKLRERIKDRDRALEHSIDDKFRCVEEREGQVRRLQLALREKERDLERLRCILSSNEETITSLDALVRGKELELEQAAEAYRNLQWLKQQSEEKERNTLREKDNIISQLQAALQTRSQETQDLTAALVARVQAGPSEVVEELKARLALKEKLFQELLSDRSRQSNEHQGQVQDMLNTLSSKDQYLQDYSYRLSVVISEQTVQLQELRRQLSLREQELCELKRDREREMGGETEHLRSLLKEKEAFIKELMQAQEEAVQPPCKESEAEMKALQEELQLVLRKEREAQTELSALRLAHQHQQDTKDTSDHQSVLEQLVSEYNKLNDALRAEKRLYQNLTHIHTKSDSSVKIQALHTELDSVQALRRQLEEVLARTRNMALALERAAKRQPDFGELSTEEEEEEGDDEDGSSDEFTDSIEEDDEKVKARGLASIQARGPEGVTGAPVRGAASQRADVTQLEEAKETLEGQLEEIQLQLERDGYTSVAQMRSALQRLQQENRALKESQGQAGGAGLRLKDHRSLNQEEEAEEEEEEEEEEDIEEEDEEEETPPQHLPVGKRGPPRVSLSEERGKRQCTRPTHRPQTEVELAGSSGEVGELWQDIEEGLREQAARLSSDLALSHQENRELQERLMVSEATVHAQAEQLKDYRDLLTETSVQQASKQVQVDLQDLGYETCGRSENEAEREDASSPEFDDLEMCTSLSHQQDYEGAGGSWYTGSCSSNRGAYELGDESASLQHLVQDLRSQLTRCHKVIRGLQLRVRSLSTTSDYASSLERTPRKVNWAFETSPAPSGVEEDEGWMSDTQGTRSGSKPSRELQELMARVASLEAQLKSSRLEGKGQAEEGKCATWPGKYNSLIQTQARELSHLRQRMREGQGVCHILTQHLGDTTKAFEELLRANDIDYYMGQSFREQLAQNTALAQRVVTKISGRDGAESHDDKTGHELLALRLSKELQQKDKIIESLHTKLQQRPETPSSCLALSETTDQSDRTSLVSDEYRTNEDFELCSDLDAREYQEEHRLRQPGLGSERDVRPSLPPPPHGFLKSSSSCPNMLCSAPVGLTRQCSRALFSEPVSYSLSVPSGPDVWGKEVTSDPRPRALSVIAVRPELDMLYKQMNERNRGFAVPHDKALFTLSPGAHNQHDLASYSQLSHHAFQQYQLGGIAEGHSLKSDSGLVTGGALWDLESMVQPVGGYSGSPGHQQGSSHAGVNLIEEHLREVKCLRQRLEESIRTNERLRQQLEERLATTGRDGGAPTNIYIQGLDTVTQLSNEIRVLKEENLGLQSRLQASTDTCEEVAQLREAVFTARARLKQAELEAEQWKEELRRVQAHSQEQGQQIHILRQERQASQEKTNRLQHEVSLLQQQLCESRELIHSLQSELQVYDRVCSSTKANKGYLCELPGLPVELGELLGEVRSLRAQLQNSVQENSALKQLELHKQLEQKLGGGSPRTPSLSALTASPQRENFYRRQLLHDPAPSPPVRDIGLFNCGSPGPPYSDLDDSHSTANDPLDPHSELEGEAPDGSFANRNGRHAIGHVDDFSALQQQVLEGRSLVQRMETTLQACLSPPLLEGSQKQSSELVLDYGCVRSLLSNTKTLRQILEEAMSLLKMFWRAALPSTDPSIQNLKKEQCMQEEILSLKLRMSEQEEVLKGTVQRLRSTSRTKESMEHFIVNQLSRTRDVLKKARTNLEKNELRLSSLSSSSSSYAAEDPGGAARGRPADRSFLKTSGASGAAANQRPVARKRSSQCLL